The DNA region AGGGCATAGCCGGGCAGCTACGCCGTAGCCGATAAGGCCTGAAGGCATCTAAGGCCGAAGCGGCCCCCGAAAATAGGCGGCCACTCCCTGGCGCAAGGGGTCGGGTGACCGGTCCGTTGCCAGGGACGAGGGCGCCCGCAGAAGACGGGTTTGATGGAGCGGGGATGTAAGCGGGAAGGGAAACCGACCCGTTTAGTCTGCCGCTCCCAATAGCCCGAGGTTCTTACCCCCGAAAGGGGGCTGGGCATTTGATAGGCCAAATCTGCCTATGCACGGTCCTTGTAACTTTAATCTCTTCTGAGTGCGTGTTTTAGTTTAACGATAATTTCAAAAAATCTAAGTCATGATTATTTCTTGGGTGAAAAAATGAAATTGCTGATTTTAGACCTAGATGGTACTTTGTGGGATCACTATGATGCATCCAGGTTGGTTCCTCCATTTGAAGTCAATGGGAATGAATTAATTGATTCTTATGGAAATAAATTGAGACTTTTTGAGGGGGTTGTAGAGTTTTTAAGATGGGCAAAAGGTAGATTTCTCTTGAGTATTGCAAGCTGGAATGTAGAAGAATTGGTTCGACCTATCCTTGAAGAGTTTGGTATTTGGCATTATTTTGTTTTTCCTAAAATTGAAAATCATCCAAATAAAGCCGACATGATGCTTAGGACTCTCGAACAACTTCAAACTATTGGATATAAAATAGATGAAGTAATCTATGTTGATGATAGAACTCTTCATTTAGAAGAGGTTAAAAAGGCAATTCCAGAGATAAGGTTTGTTCATATGTGGAAAGATGTAAAAAACTTTGAAGAACTTAAATTTTACCTTATAGAAAGAGGCTGGGGTGAGGAAAGTGGAACTTTTGATAGTTAGGGGTAAGAGGATTGATTATGATGGCTCTGCCATAAAAAGTCACTGGGCATACAGGAACTTTGGAGTTCTAGGGAATTCAATAGTCATTTTCAGAGGAAGATGTAACGTCAAAGTTGAAGAGATGATAGATATTGAGGATCTCCGTCAGAAAAAGGAGATAAAAAGTGATGACATGGTTCATTATATAATAGAGGTGTTTGAGGTTCCAAATGTTTTCTTAGCGTCAGTCCTCCAAAAACTCTTTATAGTAAAGCTCTGTGAAGTTTTGGAAGCATACGGAATACGAACTTCCAGACGTGGCGATGACATTTATGTTAATGAGAAAAAACTTAGCATCTCCATTGCTACAATCTCTCCGGTGAGTATTAAAGTTCATATAGGGATAAATGTGGAGGCAAAAGGAATACCCGAAGAAGTTAGCGCAATAGGTCTAAAAGAACTTGGAATAGTTGATGTTGACAGATTTATGGAAGTGAGTGGAAAAGCACTGGTAGAAGAATTCTTAAAGGCTAAAAAGGATAGCCTAAAAGTTAGATGGGCTGAATAGCTAAAGGATACTCCCAATTAGTATCCCCACAATTGGTACAGAGAGGTTATCATCTACAAATCGTTGATATTCGGCAAATGTAAGGATAATACTCCATAAAAACTTTGAGCACCAAGAAACACTCTGAAGGAAAAAGAAGGCTATTAAAAGGCTTGAGAAAAAGTATCCTACACTACCACTCCAGTGTTTCTTTAGATTTACATTATACCCTCTTTTTCTGAAATAGTAAAATCTTATGATTCCAGTAACCCCATCACTTATTGCCATAACCAAAAGAAGTGCTGTTGCATATTGTCTTGGGAGGAAAAATGCAACTATTGCTGCAGAGAATGCAAAAAACACCTCCCCATAATTCTTATCTATTTGATACCACTGGAGCCTTCCATTTTTTATGTG from Thermococcus sp. MV5 includes:
- a CDS encoding magnesium-dependent phosphatase-1, whose translation is MKLLILDLDGTLWDHYDASRLVPPFEVNGNELIDSYGNKLRLFEGVVEFLRWAKGRFLLSIASWNVEELVRPILEEFGIWHYFVFPKIENHPNKADMMLRTLEQLQTIGYKIDEVIYVDDRTLHLEEVKKAIPEIRFVHMWKDVKNFEELKFYLIERGWGEESGTFDS
- a CDS encoding DUF366 family protein; protein product: MELLIVRGKRIDYDGSAIKSHWAYRNFGVLGNSIVIFRGRCNVKVEEMIDIEDLRQKKEIKSDDMVHYIIEVFEVPNVFLASVLQKLFIVKLCEVLEAYGIRTSRRGDDIYVNEKKLSISIATISPVSIKVHIGINVEAKGIPEEVSAIGLKELGIVDVDRFMEVSGKALVEEFLKAKKDSLKVRWAE
- a CDS encoding diacylglycerol/polyprenol kinase family protein, with protein sequence MIEMNMATAVFFAALSILSAISITKYLGKEYAWVNRKIIHFSIVPATLLYYFEEIPKEVFSLAALLFGIAQLYLHIKNGRLQWYQIDKNYGEVFFAFSAAIVAFFLPRQYATALLLVMAISDGVTGIIRFYYFRKRGYNVNLKKHWSGSVGYFFSSLLIAFFFLQSVSWCSKFLWSIILTFAEYQRFVDDNLSVPIVGILIGSIL